One genomic region from Argentina anserina chromosome 2, drPotAnse1.1, whole genome shotgun sequence encodes:
- the LOC126784120 gene encoding LOB domain-containing protein 29-like, whose product MAGSAGSPCGACKFLRRKCVRGCIFAPYFCHEQGATHFAAIHKVFGASNVSKLLAQLPVNDRCRAAVTISYEAQARVQDPVYGCVSHIFALQQQVINLQSQLASAKEQAGKSYSTGSDYSMNTSWLQYADNFNMTNQQHSNSFGNNENYMVPEVLNNIYGSFGESSNSMSSLDFMQTNSVQWSFNQG is encoded by the exons atggCAGGGTCTGCAGGTTCTCCTTGTGGAGCCTGCAAGTTCCTGAGAAGAAAATGTGTAAGGGGTTGCATATTTGCTCCTTATTTCTGCCATGAACAAGGTGCTACACATTTTGCAGCCATTCACAAGGTTTTTGGGGCAAGCAATGTATCGAAATTGCTTGCTCAACTCCCTGTTAATGATCGTTGCAGAGCTGCGGTTACAATTTCGTATGAAGCTCAAGCCAGGGTTCAAGATCCTGTTTACGGCTGTGTTTCCCATATATTTGCTCTCCAACAACAG GTTATTAATCTACAATCACAACTAGCTTCAGCCAAGGAACAAGCTGGTAAAAGCTACTCCACTGGCTCTGATTATTCAATGAACACGAGTTGGCTTCAGTACGCAGACAATTTCAACATGACGAATCAGCAACATTCCAACTCTTTCGGGAATAATGAAAATTACATGGTACCAGAAGTACTAAATAACATATATGGTAGCTTTGGGGAGTCTTCTAATTCGATGAGCTCATTAGATTTCATGCAAACAAACAGTGTGCAGTGGAGTTTTAATCAAGGCTAA
- the LOC126785175 gene encoding 1-aminocyclopropane-1-carboxylate oxidase homolog 1-like, which yields MFNLLTCSWLKNIQNTKMAAVVDYELREKELKAFDESKAGVKGITDSGVTKLPGMFIHPPEDLLNSAVPIDDEQYQAKIRKLQFPVIDLSGFNNSEKRKEIVNDIYKAAESWGFFQLVNHGIPLEAMERIQKSIREFHELPQDEKAKWYSRDFKQKVNFFSFHGDLKATTPADWRDTLSCKILEDPKSFEAIPQVCRREVNEYMKHMDGVVETISQLFSEALGLNSDYFASTKCFTARSLACHYFPKCPEPHLTMGGTKHTDLGFLTLLLQDRVGGLQVLHQDVWIDVPPVKGALLANLGDMMQIVTNGKFKSVEHRVLLKPTVEPRISIACFLSTNDLEKPYGPIKELISENNPPIFSEVKFGEYMQKYKL from the exons ATGTTCAACTTGCTAACTTGTTCTTGGCTTAAAAATAtccaaaacacaaaaatggCAGCAGTTGTGGATTATGAGCTGCGTGAGAAGGAGCTGAAAGCATTTGACGAAAGCAAAGCCGGCGTCAAAGGAATTACAGACTCTGGGGTGACCAAGCTCCCAGGCATGTTCATACACCCTCCAGAGGATCTTCTCAACTCAGCTGTCCCAATAGATGATGAGCAATATCAGGCGAAGATTCGCAAACTTCAGTTTCCGGTGATTGATCTCAGCGGCTTTAATAACAGTGAGAAGCGAAAAGAGATCGTCAACGACATATACAAAGCAGCCGAGTCGTGGGGCTTCTTTCAGTTGGTGAACCATGGAATTCCACTTGAAGCTATGGAGAGGATCCAGAAAAGTATACGCGAGTTTCATGAGCTTCCCCAGGACGAGAAGGCGAAGTGGTACTCCCGTGATTTCAAGCAGAAGGTTAACTTCTTCAGCTTTCATGGAGATTTGAAGGCGACGACGCCAGCTGACTGGAGGGATACCTTGTCATGCAAGATTCTAGAAGACCCGAAAAGCTTTGAAGCAATACCGCAAGTGTGCAG ACGAGAAGTGAATGAGTACATGAAACACATGGATGGAGTGGTAGAGACGATATCCCAATTATTTTCAGAAGCTTTAGGTCTTAATAGTGATTATTTTGCAAGCACAAAGTGCTTCACGGCGAGGTCATTGGCGTGCCACTATTTCCCAAAATGCCCAGAACCTCATTTGACTATGGGAGGAACCAAGCATACAGATCTCGGCTTTCTCACTTTGCTTCTCCAAGACAGAGTTGGCGGCCTGCAAGTACTTCATCAAGATGTTTGGATCGATGTTCCTCCGGTGAAGGGAGCTTTGCTAGCCAATCTTGGTGACATGATGCAG ATAGTTACAAATGGTAAGTTCAAAAGCGTGGAACACAGAGTTTTGTTGAAACCAACCGTGGAGCCACGTATCTCAATTGCATGTTTTCTGAGTACAAACGACCTTGAAAAACCATATGGGCCGATCAAGGAGCTTATATCGGAAAACAATCCACCGATTTTCAGCGAAGTGAAATTTGGAGAATATATGCAAAAGTATAAACTATAA
- the LOC126785168 gene encoding uncharacterized protein LOC126785168 → MEMAKHSVKRLLCNTHITQSLIKREESYRRLIYSFVNRFQSQRSKADNVDSGALKESNVNVQALLRHKKDGIGGYNSGDDDLSENKVKRLELSWFPKALEPALQLCKWALTGPTGNGVGNKPPPNTRSVSEIIASIQRSKTGIQDWSLSDLTVGLFLIYLRQASVNPFEDINGVQVSSDILVQDLIYHVELAKGCYKDNTAALARNCMLRECNVLKFVKNSNVMRPGYYIGIDTRRKLVILGIRGTHTVYDLITDVVSSSDEDVNFEGFSTHFGTAEAARWFITHEMGNIKKYLEKYEGFKLRLVGHSLGGATAALLAIMLRKKSFKELGFSPEIVSAVGYAAPPCVSKELAESCSSYVRTVVMQDDVIPRLSVASLKRLRNEILQTDWMSVIEKEDWRSVIELVTNAKQVVSSVQDVAAKLADFAKFKTNKDSSDDPIIKKTPMASRVHLNDRTVGDSAVASPIGGAANAVHEELLVPGTVYYLKRNVDAHTSDYFTLWKRNPGEHFERIVLSSNLISDHKCDSHYYALRDVLKGLPSSNDEGNIFNESKQGDLTCPL, encoded by the exons ATGGAAATGGCCAAGCATTCAGTGAAGCGTCTCCTCTGCAACACAC ATATCACCCAAAGCTTGATCAAGAGAGAAGAATCATACCGGAGGCTGATATATAGCTTCGTCAATCGGTTTCAATCCCAACGGTCGAAAGCAGACAACGTTGATTCAGGGGCACTCAAGGAATCAAATGTTAATGTTCAAGCTTTATTGAGGCATAAGAAGGATGGCATTGGTGGATATAATAGTGGGGATGATGATTTGAGTGAGAATAAGGTGAAAAGGTTAGAGCTTTCATGGTTTCCCAAGGCGCTTGAGCCGGCTCTGCAGTTGTGCAAGTGGGCTCTGACTGGCCCAACAG GGAATGGGGTGGGAAACAAACCCCCACCAAATACTCGATCTGTCTCAGAGATCATTGCAAGCATCCAACGGAGTAAGACAGGCATTCAAGATTGGAGTTTGAGTGATCTCACTGTGGgtttatttcttatttatctTCGTCAAGCATCTGTAAATCCATTTGAAGATATTAATGGCGTTCAGGTCTCATCAGATATATTG GTACAAGACCTTATTTATCATGTTGAGTTGGCAAAAGGTTGTTACAAGGACAACACTGCAGCCCTCGCAAGAAACTGCATGCTTCGAGAATGCAATGTCTTGAAGTTTGTCAAAAATTCTAATGTCATGAGGCCAGGTTATTATATAGGGATTGATACTCGTCGAAAACTTGTGATTCTAGGAATCCGTGGAACTCATACTGTGTATGACCTTATTACTGATGTTGTTTCTTCAAGTGACGAGGATGTCAATTTTGAAGGGTTTTCAACCCACTTTGGCACTGCAGAAGCTGCCCGTTGGTTTATTACTCATGAGATGGGAAACATAAAGAAGTACTTGGAGAAGTATGAG GGATTTAAATTAAGGCTTGTGGGGCATTCTCTTGGAGGTGCTACAGCTGCTCTGCTAGCAATAATGCTCAGGAAAAAGTCATTTAAGGAGCTAGGGTTTAGCCCAGAGATTGTTTCTGCTGTTGGATATGCAGCGCCGCCTTGTGTCTCCAAGGAACTTGCTGAAAGCTGCTCCAGTTATGTCAGAACTGTTGTGATGCAG GACGACGTTATACCTAGACTTAGTGTAGCATCTCTCAAAAGGTTGAGGAATGAAATTCTTCAAACTGATTG GATGAGTGTGATTGAGAAGGAAGACTGGCGAAGTGTCATAGAACTGGTGACAAATGCAAAGCAGGTTGTATCTTCGGTGCAAGATGTTGCGGCAAAACTAGCTGATTTTGCAAAGTTCAAGACCAATAAAGATTCTTCAG ATGATCCCATTATAAAGAAGACGCCCATGGCTTCCAGAGTCCATTTAAATGACAGAACTGTAGGAGATAGTGCTGTTGCTAGTCCAATTGGAGGAGCTGCCAATGCAGTGCATGAGGAGCTATTGGTACCAGGTACTGTTTACTACCTAAAGAGGAATGTGGACGCTCATACTAGCGATTATTTCACACTTTGGAAGAGGAATCCCGGTGAACATTTTGAGAGGATTGTGCTttcaagcaacttaatatCAGACCACAAGTGTGATAGCCATTATTATGCATTAAGAGATGTACTAAAAGGTCTGCCCTCCTCCAATGATGAAGGcaatatttttaatgaatcaAAACAAGGTGATCTGACATGTCCTCTGTAA